Proteins from a genomic interval of Paenibacillus sp. FSL H8-0048:
- a CDS encoding glycoside hydrolase family 2 TIM barrel-domain containing protein: protein MNESRSKLWLNAEWCFHNGDVPQAWYKGYDDNDWRKVTIPHDWAVEADFSRDYSSGSGYLPGGTGWYRKHIVLPDRLEGKRAYLTFEGVYNHSQVWVNSYYLGKRPYGYSTFTYEITDLLAYGGAVNTIAVKVNHAETADSRWYTGSGIYRDVYLTFTHDIHVAEYGVFAWAAEIGRDGAELQVETRILNETGEPAEIGVRHTLVDEEGIDAGTSFELLPAAGGTECSQQVIQVKEPKLWSPEAPNMYTLLTEIIWKGATVDEVRTPVGLRSIHFDPADGFKLNGKSLKIKGVCVHHDAGCLGAAVPGDVWVRRLRYLKDMGCNAIRMSHNPPAPVLLDLCDQMGFMVMDEAFDEWEGVKNKWSTGHNVYPPKHFGYYVDFPEWGITDIQEMVLRDRNHPSIILWSIGNEVDYPNDPYCHPSFQTMTGNNDANKSAAERVYDPNKPNAERLTVIAGKLVQAVKACDKTRPVTAALAYPELANLIGYSDTLDVVGYNYRESLYEKDRSSYPDRVLYGSENSPGLQEWLAVRDNTDICAQFIWTGIDYLGEAHGWPIRASQAGFIDLAGFPKPSYYYRQSLWSDTPMAYLAVRRAGEPGISDTGGRAGGGPSWNWEPGERLIVDGYTNLAAAELYLNGKLLGGGSPDESGELLLSWEVNFEPGTLLLTGTDEQGRTVKRELHTAAAPEQLRLTADTLQLRANLRDIVHVEFEIVDAAGIGVYGAEVPVTVTVEGAGEFLGLENGNVQDLEPYRSHTRNTHNGKLLAYIRAGAVPGTIKVTAVTPGLSPAELEINSYIHP from the coding sequence ATGAACGAGTCCAGAAGCAAGCTATGGCTTAATGCGGAGTGGTGTTTCCATAACGGGGATGTACCCCAGGCATGGTACAAGGGATATGACGACAACGATTGGCGTAAAGTCACAATTCCGCATGATTGGGCCGTCGAGGCTGATTTCTCCAGAGATTATTCCAGCGGCAGCGGGTATCTGCCCGGTGGAACCGGCTGGTACCGCAAGCATATTGTGTTGCCGGACCGGCTGGAGGGTAAACGTGCGTACCTTACCTTCGAGGGCGTCTACAACCATTCGCAGGTCTGGGTTAACAGCTATTATTTGGGCAAACGTCCTTATGGTTATAGCACGTTCACTTATGAAATCACGGATCTGCTGGCGTATGGAGGAGCTGTGAATACCATTGCTGTAAAAGTGAACCATGCGGAGACAGCAGACTCCCGCTGGTACACCGGTTCGGGTATCTACCGCGATGTATATCTGACCTTTACGCATGACATTCATGTTGCAGAGTACGGTGTTTTTGCATGGGCAGCTGAGATTGGCCGGGATGGGGCGGAGCTGCAGGTAGAGACCCGAATTCTGAACGAAACAGGGGAACCGGCAGAGATTGGTGTACGTCATACTCTTGTGGATGAGGAGGGCATCGATGCGGGAACCTCATTTGAGCTGCTGCCGGCGGCGGGCGGTACGGAATGCAGTCAACAAGTCATTCAAGTGAAGGAACCGAAGCTCTGGTCGCCGGAAGCTCCCAACATGTATACACTCCTTACAGAAATAATCTGGAAGGGTGCAACGGTTGATGAGGTCCGCACTCCCGTCGGTCTCCGGAGCATTCACTTCGATCCGGCGGATGGGTTCAAGCTGAATGGAAAGTCTCTTAAGATCAAGGGAGTCTGTGTGCATCATGACGCCGGGTGCCTCGGCGCTGCCGTTCCTGGCGATGTCTGGGTCCGGCGGCTGCGCTACCTTAAGGACATGGGCTGCAATGCCATCCGCATGAGCCATAACCCGCCGGCTCCGGTTCTCCTGGATTTATGCGATCAAATGGGATTTATGGTGATGGACGAAGCTTTTGATGAATGGGAGGGTGTCAAGAACAAGTGGTCTACCGGACATAATGTCTATCCTCCAAAGCACTTCGGTTATTATGTGGATTTCCCGGAATGGGGCATTACGGATATTCAAGAGATGGTGCTGCGCGACCGAAACCATCCTTCTATTATTCTGTGGAGTATTGGCAATGAGGTAGACTATCCTAACGATCCTTACTGTCACCCCTCCTTCCAGACGATGACCGGCAACAATGATGCCAACAAGTCTGCTGCAGAACGTGTCTATGATCCGAACAAGCCGAATGCTGAACGTCTTACTGTCATAGCCGGAAAGCTGGTGCAGGCAGTGAAGGCCTGTGACAAGACACGGCCAGTAACGGCAGCGCTGGCTTATCCCGAACTAGCTAATCTGATCGGTTATTCCGATACACTCGATGTGGTTGGCTATAACTACAGGGAGTCTTTATATGAAAAGGATCGGAGCTCTTATCCGGATCGTGTGCTCTACGGCAGCGAGAATTCTCCGGGGCTGCAGGAGTGGCTGGCGGTCCGCGATAACACCGATATCTGCGCACAGTTTATATGGACCGGAATCGACTATTTGGGCGAAGCGCATGGCTGGCCGATACGGGCCTCGCAGGCAGGATTCATAGACCTTGCCGGTTTCCCGAAACCAAGCTATTATTACCGCCAGAGCCTGTGGAGCGATACGCCGATGGCTTATCTCGCCGTCCGCAGAGCAGGTGAACCGGGAATATCAGACACTGGTGGACGGGCAGGCGGCGGGCCAAGCTGGAACTGGGAGCCGGGCGAGCGGTTAATTGTAGACGGGTATACCAATCTTGCTGCTGCGGAACTGTACCTCAATGGCAAGCTGCTGGGGGGAGGAAGTCCTGATGAGAGCGGGGAGCTGCTGCTGAGCTGGGAGGTGAACTTTGAACCGGGGACGCTGCTTTTAACGGGGACAGACGAACAGGGCCGAACAGTCAAGCGGGAGCTGCACACGGCGGCAGCGCCTGAGCAGCTCAGGCTGACAGCCGATACCCTGCAGCTGCGGGCGAACCTGCGTGATATCGTCCATGTGGAGTTCGAAATTGTGGATGCGGCGGGCATTGGGGTCTATGGCGCGGAGGTTCCTGTCACGGTGACCGTAGAGGGAGCGGGTGAATTTCTGGGACTAGAGAATGGAAATGTGCAGGATCTGGAGCCTTACCGTTCCCATACACGAAATACCCATAACGGTAAGCTGCTGGCCTATATCCGGGCCGGAGCAGTCCCCGGAACGATTAAGGTCACTGCGGTCACTCCAGGGCTATCGCCGGCAGAGCTTGAAATAAATTCTTATATTCACCCCTAG
- a CDS encoding macro domain-containing protein, producing the protein MTIQLVNGDLLEASEDILGHQVNCQGVMGSGIAKILRDRYPNLYPEYKKYCDQHTPDGLLGHCQLVQTGEKHTANLFGQLNYGRSKTRYTDYGALERALTTLKTEAQARGLSVALPYNIGCGLANGEWSLVEEMIGKVFADYEVTLYKI; encoded by the coding sequence ATGACCATCCAACTCGTAAACGGCGATCTATTAGAAGCCAGTGAAGATATTCTGGGACATCAGGTGAATTGTCAGGGAGTGATGGGGTCGGGGATTGCGAAGATCCTGCGGGACCGTTATCCGAACTTATATCCTGAGTATAAAAAATACTGTGACCAGCACACGCCTGACGGGTTGCTCGGACACTGCCAGCTGGTGCAGACGGGCGAGAAGCACACGGCGAATCTGTTCGGCCAGCTTAACTATGGAAGGAGCAAAACCCGGTACACCGATTATGGTGCGCTGGAGCGAGCATTAACTACACTGAAGACAGAAGCACAGGCGAGGGGGCTGTCTGTCGCGCTCCCGTACAACATTGGCTGCGGACTGGCGAACGGGGAGTGGAGTTTGGTAGAGGAGATGATTGGGAAGGTTTTTGCAGACTATGAAGTTACGTTGTATAAGATTTAA
- a CDS encoding DUF3502 domain-containing protein, translating into MGIKKASGILLTFLLLFTLAACGGGNNAANNGAKTTNNAGKQDSSAPDTSKFVKVSYVVLGDKPKNGQFEKVLAKVNEIMKEKINAELEWKWVEWADWQTKYNLLLASGEAVDLITIGTDWLDTWANAQRGAFMNMDELLPKYAPETWKSIPEEDWNESRYNGKIVLIPENDYTQWVNHGFFYRGDWAKEAGLSEPIKNWEEIGQYLQYIKDNKPDVIPWDMASGAVTWGGYIQSYTDNLDLPISTGYMPVFTAQSNDEKYTVAEPIFSDLFLDYAKLMKEWADKGFWREDALNNKNDNRIALKAGLSGLDQHHTQTFSTLRVEMDKAQPGSELQMFPFNRTGGKNLMELSITHGGTSLGAHSKNPERALMAYDLIRNNEEIYHLINYGIEGVQYEIKDGKRTLPANYNEASDSFYADFWGGRMDKFEIPSETVWSEIGTLYDEYDKIKIPYPYGQFVFDKTPVESELTAISQVAGELGPAINFGKVSDPAKAVEEFRAKIKTAGYDKVKAELQKQLDAFKQKMEAAQ; encoded by the coding sequence ATGGGGATCAAAAAAGCATCAGGGATTTTGTTGACGTTCCTCTTACTGTTTACACTGGCCGCCTGTGGTGGCGGGAATAATGCGGCTAACAATGGGGCTAAGACGACGAATAACGCTGGAAAGCAAGACAGCTCGGCGCCGGACACCTCCAAGTTCGTAAAGGTCAGTTATGTGGTCCTGGGTGATAAGCCGAAGAATGGGCAATTCGAAAAGGTGCTGGCCAAGGTCAATGAAATTATGAAGGAAAAAATCAATGCCGAGCTGGAATGGAAATGGGTCGAATGGGCCGATTGGCAGACCAAATACAACCTGCTGCTGGCCTCCGGGGAGGCAGTTGATCTGATCACCATCGGCACGGATTGGCTGGATACCTGGGCCAATGCGCAGCGCGGAGCCTTCATGAATATGGATGAGCTGCTGCCCAAGTATGCACCGGAAACCTGGAAATCCATCCCGGAGGAGGATTGGAACGAGAGCCGTTACAACGGCAAAATTGTGCTGATTCCTGAGAACGATTACACGCAATGGGTCAATCATGGATTCTTCTACCGCGGCGACTGGGCCAAGGAAGCCGGGCTGAGCGAGCCGATCAAGAATTGGGAAGAAATCGGCCAGTATCTGCAATATATCAAGGACAACAAGCCGGATGTCATTCCATGGGATATGGCTTCAGGTGCGGTGACATGGGGCGGCTATATTCAGTCCTACACGGATAACCTTGACCTCCCGATCTCTACAGGCTACATGCCAGTATTTACAGCGCAATCGAACGATGAGAAATATACCGTAGCTGAGCCCATCTTCAGCGATCTCTTCCTGGATTATGCCAAGCTGATGAAGGAATGGGCCGACAAAGGATTCTGGCGCGAGGATGCGCTCAATAACAAAAATGACAACCGCATAGCTCTCAAAGCCGGGTTATCCGGTCTGGATCAGCATCACACTCAAACCTTCTCCACGCTCCGTGTAGAGATGGACAAAGCACAGCCAGGCTCCGAGCTGCAGATGTTCCCGTTCAACCGGACCGGCGGGAAGAATCTCATGGAGCTGTCGATTACACACGGCGGTACCTCCCTGGGCGCGCATAGCAAAAATCCGGAGCGGGCGCTGATGGCGTATGATTTGATCCGCAACAACGAGGAAATCTATCACCTGATCAACTATGGTATCGAAGGCGTGCAATATGAGATCAAGGATGGAAAAAGAACGCTGCCGGCCAACTACAACGAAGCTTCTGACAGCTTCTATGCCGATTTCTGGGGCGGCCGGATGGACAAATTCGAAATCCCAAGCGAAACGGTGTGGAGTGAAATCGGCACCCTCTATGACGAATACGACAAAATCAAAATTCCGTATCCTTACGGCCAGTTTGTCTTCGACAAAACGCCTGTAGAGAGTGAATTGACTGCGATCTCGCAGGTGGCCGGGGAGCTTGGGCCGGCTATCAACTTCGGGAAGGTAAGCGATCCAGCCAAAGCAGTGGAGGAGTTCAGAGCGAAAATCAAGACTGCCGGATACGATAAGGTCAAGGCGGAATTGCAGAAGCAGCTGGATGCTTTTAAGCAAAAAATGGAAGCTGCGCAATAA
- a CDS encoding carbohydrate ABC transporter permease, protein MDETFVSAHKKTDASGLVVRWIGYLFIGFFALCCLLPFLLVLGTSFTSESAIKLSGFNFWPKEFSTFAYKIVFENPDLIIGSYIVTIVMTIVGTTVGLLLVAMTGYALQRPDFMYRNKISFFIYFTTLFSGGLVPFYLLITQYLHLKDNYLAVLLPGLLSPFLIIMMKSFVRSIPHAITESAKIDGAGDFTIFLRLILPMTTPALATIGLFIALGYWNEWYNSMLFLSPDMKYRTLQLFLYNVITSADFVRNSAAASNVQLRDVPLESMKMATAVVATGPVILFYPFVQRYFIKGITVGAVKG, encoded by the coding sequence ATGGATGAGACTTTTGTAAGCGCACACAAAAAAACCGACGCCAGCGGACTTGTCGTTCGGTGGATTGGATATCTGTTTATCGGCTTCTTCGCCCTCTGCTGCCTGTTGCCGTTCTTGCTGGTGCTGGGGACCTCCTTCACCTCCGAATCGGCCATTAAGCTCTCCGGCTTCAACTTCTGGCCCAAAGAATTCAGTACGTTCGCTTATAAAATTGTATTTGAGAATCCCGATCTGATCATCGGATCGTATATAGTAACCATAGTTATGACGATTGTGGGAACAACGGTTGGTTTGCTGCTGGTGGCTATGACGGGATATGCGCTGCAGCGGCCGGACTTCATGTACCGCAACAAAATTTCTTTCTTCATTTACTTCACTACACTGTTCTCTGGAGGTCTGGTGCCGTTCTACCTGTTAATCACCCAGTATCTCCATTTAAAAGATAACTATCTGGCGGTTCTGCTCCCTGGTCTGCTAAGTCCGTTCCTGATCATTATGATGAAAAGCTTCGTCCGCTCTATTCCTCATGCCATTACGGAATCGGCGAAGATCGACGGGGCAGGCGACTTTACGATTTTCCTCCGGCTGATTCTGCCCATGACCACGCCCGCCCTGGCCACAATCGGGCTGTTCATCGCCTTGGGGTATTGGAACGAATGGTATAACTCCATGCTGTTTCTGTCGCCGGATATGAAATATCGCACCTTGCAGCTTTTTCTGTATAACGTGATCACCAGCGCTGATTTTGTCCGCAATTCCGCTGCCGCCTCGAATGTGCAGCTTCGCGATGTGCCACTCGAGTCCATGAAGATGGCGACAGCCGTAGTTGCCACGGGTCCTGTCATTTTGTTCTACCCGTTCGTACAGCGCTACTTCATTAAGGGTATCACCGTAGGGGCCGTAAAGGGCTGA